The Streptococcus mitis genome has a segment encoding these proteins:
- a CDS encoding sucrose-6-phosphate hydrolase has protein sequence MEWTTERRYRRYEDWTQEERKEIQEKMAQSPWHVSYHIEPKEGLLNDPNGFSYFDGKWVVFYQNFPFGAAHGLKSWVQLESDDLVHFTETGVKILPDTPLDSHGAYSGSAMQFGDQLFLFYTGNVRDENWVRHPYQIGALMDKDGKIEKIDKVLIDQPADATDHFRDPQIFNFKGQYYAIVGGQDLEKKGFVRLYKAVDNDYTNWQEVGDLDFNNDRTAYMMECPNLVFVGEQPVLLYCPQGLDKKVLEYDNIYPNMYKIGASFDPENARLVDVSELHNLDYGFEAYATQAFNAPDGRALAVSWLGLPDVSYPSDRFDHQGTFSLVKELTIKDGKLYQYPVEAIKYLRASKEEFSNRSETKNSYELELNLEANSQSEIILLADKDGKGLSINFDLVNGQVTVDRSQAGEQYAQEFGTTRSGSVTNQATTVNIFIDNSVFEIFINKGEKVFSGRVFPHENQNGILIKSGNPTGTYYELEYGRKTD, from the coding sequence ATGGAATGGACTACCGAACGTCGTTACAGACGTTATGAAGATTGGACACAAGAAGAAAGAAAAGAAATCCAAGAAAAGATGGCACAATCCCCATGGCATGTCAGCTATCACATTGAACCAAAGGAAGGACTCCTTAACGACCCGAACGGTTTTTCTTACTTTGATGGCAAGTGGGTTGTCTTTTACCAAAACTTCCCCTTTGGTGCAGCTCATGGATTGAAGTCTTGGGTTCAGCTTGAAAGCGACGACTTGGTTCACTTTACTGAAACAGGTGTAAAAATCTTACCTGATACTCCACTTGATAGCCACGGCGCTTACTCTGGATCTGCTATGCAGTTTGGTGATCAATTGTTCCTATTCTATACAGGAAATGTCCGTGATGAAAATTGGGTGCGTCACCCTTATCAGATTGGTGCCTTAATGGATAAGGACGGCAAGATTGAAAAGATTGATAAGGTCTTGATTGATCAACCAGCTGATGCTACCGACCACTTCCGCGATCCACAGATTTTTAACTTTAAAGGACAATACTACGCAATCGTTGGTGGACAAGACTTGGAGAAAAAAGGATTCGTCCGTCTCTACAAAGCAGTCGATAATGATTATACAAACTGGCAAGAAGTTGGTGATTTGGACTTCAACAATGACCGCACTGCCTATATGATGGAGTGCCCAAATCTTGTCTTTGTCGGAGAACAACCTGTCCTTCTCTACTGCCCACAAGGTTTGGATAAAAAAGTTCTTGAATATGACAATATTTATCCAAATATGTATAAAATTGGTGCTTCCTTCGACCCTGAAAATGCTCGTTTGGTAGATGTGTCTGAACTACACAATCTAGACTATGGTTTCGAAGCCTATGCTACTCAAGCTTTTAACGCTCCGGATGGACGTGCTCTCGCTGTTAGTTGGCTTGGTTTGCCAGATGTGTCTTATCCATCTGACCGTTTTGACCATCAAGGAACTTTTTCATTGGTAAAAGAACTTACCATTAAAGATGGCAAACTCTATCAGTACCCTGTAGAAGCCATCAAGTACCTTCGAGCTTCAAAAGAGGAATTTTCAAATCGTTCTGAAACTAAGAATAGCTACGAACTTGAGCTGAACTTAGAGGCTAATAGCCAAAGTGAAATCATCCTTCTTGCTGATAAAGACGGAAAGGGGCTATCTATCAATTTCGACCTTGTCAATGGCCAAGTAACCGTTGATCGTAGTCAAGCAGGTGAGCAATATGCTCAAGAATTTGGAACTACTCGCTCTGGCTCAGTTACTAATCAAGCAACTACTGTCAATATCTTCATCGACAACTCAGTCTTTGAAATTTTCATCAATAAAGGAGAAAAAGTATTTTCTGGTCGTGTCTTCCCACATGAGAACCAAAATGGAATTCTCATTAAATCTGGAAACCCAACTGGAACTTACTACGAATTAGAATATGGTCGCAAAACTGACTGA
- a CDS encoding LacI family DNA-binding transcriptional regulator: protein MVAKLTDVAKLAGVSPTTVSRVINKKGYLSEKTIQKVNEAMRELGYKPNNLARSLQGKSAKLIGLIFPKISHVFYAELIDKLEHELFKKGYKTIICNSEHDSEKEREYLEMLEANQVDGIISGSHNLGIEDYNRVTAPIISFDRNLSPDIPVVSSDNYAGGVLAAQTLAKTGAKSIIMITGNDNSNSPTGLRHAGFASILPKAPIINVSSDFSPLRKEMEIKNILTKQKPDAIFASDDLTAILVIKIAQELGISVPEQLKVIGYDGTYFIENFYPHLTTIKQPLEEIAHLTVDLLLQKIEGKEVATTGYFLPVSLLPGKSI, encoded by the coding sequence ATGGTCGCAAAACTGACTGATGTCGCAAAATTGGCTGGTGTCAGCCCTACTACTGTTTCACGTGTCATCAATAAAAAAGGCTATCTATCTGAAAAAACCATCCAAAAGGTCAATGAGGCCATGCGAGAGTTGGGCTATAAACCTAACAACCTTGCTCGTAGCCTCCAAGGGAAATCAGCCAAGTTAATCGGTTTGATTTTCCCAAAAATTAGCCATGTTTTCTATGCTGAATTGATTGACAAATTGGAACACGAACTCTTCAAAAAAGGCTACAAGACCATCATCTGCAATAGTGAGCACGATTCGGAAAAAGAACGTGAGTATCTTGAAATGCTAGAAGCCAACCAAGTGGATGGAATCATCTCTGGTAGTCATAACTTGGGAATTGAAGACTACAATCGCGTAACGGCTCCAATCATCTCTTTTGACCGTAACCTGTCTCCAGATATCCCTGTCGTTTCTTCTGACAACTATGCTGGTGGTGTCCTAGCCGCTCAGACCTTGGCTAAAACTGGAGCCAAATCTATTATCATGATTACAGGAAATGACAACTCTAATTCCCCAACTGGACTTCGTCATGCTGGTTTTGCTTCAATCTTGCCAAAGGCTCCTATTATCAATGTTTCCAGTGATTTTTCACCCCTTCGTAAGGAAATGGAAATAAAAAATATCCTGACCAAACAAAAACCAGATGCGATTTTCGCCTCTGATGATTTGACTGCTATTTTGGTTATTAAGATTGCCCAGGAGCTTGGAATCTCTGTGCCTGAACAACTCAAAGTGATCGGCTATGACGGGACTTATTTCATTGAGAATTTCTACCCTCACCTCACTACCATTAAACAACCCTTGGAAGAGATTGCTCACCTAACAGTTGATTTGCTCTTACAAAAAATTGAAGGTAAAGAGGTTGCTACCACTGGTTATTTCTTGCCAGTTAGTCTCTTACCAGGTAAAAGTATTTAA
- a CDS encoding hydroxymethylglutaryl-CoA reductase, degradative: MKISWNGFSKKSYQERLELLQAQALLSPEKQVSLEQDEQISVTVADQLSENVVGTFSLPYSLVPEVLVNGQEYTVPYVTEEPSVVAAASYASKIIKRAGGFTAQVHQRQMIGQVALYQVAEPEQAQEKITNKKTELLELANQAYPSIVKRGGGARDLHVEQIKGETDFLVVYLHVDTQEAMGANMLNTMLEALKPVLEELCQGQSLMGILSNYATDSLVTASCRIAFRYLSRQKDEARELAEKMVLASQFAQADPYRAATHNKGIFNGIDALLIATGNDWRAIEAGAHAYASHDGAYRGLSHWMMDLETEELIGELTMPMPVATKGGSIGLNPRVVLSHELLGNPSAKELAQIIVSIGLAQNFAALKALVSTGIQHGHMKLQAKSLALLAGATEAEVPKLVECLIAEKTFNLEKAQTLLKKFRL, from the coding sequence ATGAAGATAAGTTGGAATGGATTTTCTAAAAAATCATACCAAGAGCGCCTCGAGTTGTTACAAGCTCAGGCGCTCCTTAGTCCTGAGAAGCAAGTGAGTTTGGAGCAGGATGAACAGATAAGTGTGACTGTGGCAGACCAGCTGAGTGAGAATGTGGTGGGAACTTTTTCTCTGCCTTATTCGCTGGTTCCAGAGGTCCTTGTCAATGGTCAGGAATACACAGTTCCCTATGTGACAGAAGAACCGTCCGTGGTTGCTGCGGCCAGCTATGCAAGTAAAATCATCAAGCGAGCAGGTGGCTTTACTGCTCAGGTTCATCAGCGCCAGATGATTGGGCAGGTAGCTCTTTATCAAGTTGCTGAACCTGAACAAGCTCAAGAGAAGATTACAAACAAAAAGACTGAGCTCTTGGAACTTGCCAATCAGGCCTATCCTTCTATCGTCAAACGTGGAGGTGGGGCGCGTGATTTGCATGTAGAGCAGATAAAAGGCGAAACTGACTTTCTCGTTGTTTATCTCCATGTCGATACCCAGGAAGCCATGGGTGCTAATATGCTCAACACCATGCTGGAAGCCTTGAAACCAGTCTTAGAAGAACTCTGTCAGGGACAGAGTCTCATGGGGATTCTGTCAAACTACGCGACCGATTCTCTGGTGACAGCAAGCTGTCGGATCGCCTTTCGTTATTTGAGTCGCCAGAAGGATGAAGCGCGTGAACTAGCAGAAAAAATGGTTTTAGCCAGCCAGTTTGCTCAAGCAGATCCTTATCGAGCAGCTACTCACAATAAGGGAATTTTTAATGGAATCGATGCTCTCTTGATTGCGACAGGAAATGATTGGCGTGCCATCGAAGCAGGAGCGCATGCCTATGCCAGTCATGATGGTGCTTATCGAGGTCTCAGTCATTGGATGATGGATTTGGAAACAGAAGAGTTAATAGGAGAGCTGACTATGCCGATGCCAGTTGCTACCAAGGGTGGATCAATTGGTCTTAATCCTCGTGTAGTTCTCAGCCATGAGTTGCTAGGTAATCCATCAGCTAAGGAATTGGCTCAAATTATCGTGTCAATTGGTCTTGCACAAAACTTTGCAGCTCTTAAAGCTCTTGTCAGCACAGGAATTCAGCATGGACACATGAAACTTCAAGCGAAGTCACTAGCCCTCCTTGCAGGAGCCACAGAGGCTGAAGTGCCTAAGTTGGTAGAATGCTTGATTGCTGAAAAAACTTTTAATTTAGAAAAAGCCCAAACACTTTTGAAAAAATTTAGATTATAA